From the Bacteroidota bacterium genome, one window contains:
- the groL gene encoding chaperonin GroEL (60 kDa chaperone family; promotes refolding of misfolded polypeptides especially under stressful conditions; forms two stacked rings of heptamers to form a barrel-shaped 14mer; ends can be capped by GroES; misfolded proteins enter the barrel where they are refolded when GroES binds) codes for MAKDITFNLEARDALKKGVDALANAVKVTLGPKGRNVIIDKKYGAPAITKDGVTVAKEIELKDPVENMGAQLVKEVASKTADIAGDGTTTATVLAQAIITAGLKNVAAGANPMDLKRGIDKAVIAVIENLKKQSQNVGDDNKKIEQVATISANNDATIGKLIADAMKKVKKEGVITVEEAKGTETTVEVVEGMQFDRGYISPYFVTNAEKMESVMETPYVLIYDKKISSMKELLPILEKTAQSGRPLLIIAEDIDGEALATLVVNKIRGSLKICAVKAPGFGDRRKAMLEDIAILTGGTMISEEGGYKLENADLSYLGKAEKITVDKDNTTIVNGSGKKADITARVNQIKAQIENTTSDYDKEKLQERLAKLAGGVAVLYVGAATEVEMKEKKDRVDDALHATRAAVEEGIVAGGGVAYIRAIDSLDKLKGANDDENTGIAIIRRAIEEPLRQIVANAGGEGSVVVNKVKEGKADFGYNARTDKFENLLAAGVIDPTKVTRVALENAASIAAMLLTTECVLAEQKEDAAPMPGGMPGGMGGMGGMM; via the coding sequence ATGGCAAAAGATATAACATTCAACCTTGAAGCACGTGACGCACTGAAAAAAGGTGTAGATGCCTTGGCAAACGCAGTAAAAGTAACACTAGGTCCAAAAGGGCGTAACGTGATTATAGATAAAAAATATGGAGCACCGGCAATTACCAAAGATGGTGTTACTGTTGCAAAGGAAATTGAATTGAAAGATCCTGTAGAAAATATGGGAGCTCAATTGGTGAAGGAAGTAGCTAGTAAAACTGCTGATATTGCCGGTGACGGAACAACTACAGCTACCGTATTAGCACAAGCAATTATTACAGCCGGATTGAAAAATGTGGCTGCCGGAGCAAATCCAATGGATTTAAAACGCGGTATTGACAAAGCAGTTATTGCAGTGATTGAGAATTTGAAAAAGCAATCCCAAAATGTAGGAGATGACAATAAGAAGATTGAACAAGTTGCTACCATTTCTGCAAACAACGATGCCACAATTGGAAAATTGATTGCTGATGCAATGAAAAAAGTTAAAAAAGAAGGAGTTATTACTGTTGAGGAAGCAAAAGGTACTGAAACAACTGTTGAAGTAGTGGAAGGAATGCAATTCGACAGAGGGTATATCTCTCCTTACTTTGTAACCAATGCTGAAAAGATGGAATCTGTAATGGAAACTCCATATGTATTGATTTACGACAAGAAAATTTCTTCGATGAAGGAATTGCTTCCTATACTTGAAAAAACAGCACAATCAGGTCGCCCTTTATTAATTATCGCTGAGGATATTGATGGAGAAGCATTGGCAACTTTAGTTGTAAATAAAATTCGTGGCTCATTAAAAATTTGTGCAGTTAAAGCTCCAGGATTTGGTGACCGCAGAAAAGCAATGTTGGAAGATATCGCTATCCTTACCGGAGGAACAATGATTTCGGAAGAAGGCGGATACAAATTAGAAAATGCCGACCTTTCATATCTTGGTAAAGCTGAAAAAATTACGGTTGACAAAGACAATACAACAATCGTTAATGGTTCAGGTAAAAAGGCAGATATCACTGCACGTGTAAATCAGATTAAAGCACAAATTGAAAATACCACTTCTGATTACGATAAAGAAAAACTTCAAGAACGTTTGGCTAAATTAGCCGGAGGGGTTGCAGTATTGTATGTGGGTGCTGCCACTGAAGTGGAAATGAAAGAGAAAAAAGACCGAGTTGACGATGCCTTGCATGCCACACGCGCTGCAGTAGAAGAAGGAATTGTTGCAGGTGGAGGTGTTGCTTACATCCGTGCAATTGATTCATTGGATAAGTTAAAAGGTGCCAATGATGATGAAAATACCGGTATCGCTATCATTCGACGTGCCATTGAAGAACCGTTACGCCAGATTGTTGCAAATGCAGGTGGCGAAGGCTCTGTTGTGGTAAATAAAGTGAAAGAAGGAAAAGCTGACTTCGGATACAATGCACGTACCGATAAATTTGAAAATTTATTGGCAGCAGGTGTTATTGACCCAACAAAAGTAACTCGTGTAGCATTAGAAAACGCAGCATCCATTGCAGCGATGTTATTAACTACCGAATGTGTACTTGCTGAACAAAAAGAAGACGCAGCTCCAATGCCGGGCGGAATGCCAGGTGGAATGGGCGGAATGGGTGGCATGATGTAA
- a CDS encoding co-chaperone GroES — translation MAKVKITPIADRVIVEAAAAEEKTAGGLIIPDTAKEKPQKGKVIAVGTGKKDEPMTVKVGDEVLYGKYAGTEVTVDGKDYLIMRESDIFAIV, via the coding sequence ATGGCTAAAGTAAAAATTACCCCGATTGCAGACAGAGTGATAGTTGAAGCTGCTGCTGCTGAAGAAAAAACTGCCGGTGGTTTAATCATTCCCGACACGGCAAAAGAAAAACCACAAAAAGGAAAAGTAATTGCAGTGGGCACCGGAAAAAAAGATGAGCCAATGACTGTAAAAGTTGGCGATGAAGTGCTTTATGGAAAATATGCTGGAACAGAAGTAACTGTTGACGGAAAGGATTACCTCATTATGCGCGAGTCGGATATTTTCGCAATCGTTTAA
- the secG gene encoding preprotein translocase subunit SecG, translating into METLVTVLIMIVSVVLVLVVLVQNSKGGGLSSQFSSSNQVMGVKKTSELIEKITWGLAIALLVLCVTSSFVLNSTTTVAKDTELREKIENTAAPKPLQNLPASAAAGADSTKK; encoded by the coding sequence ATGGAAACATTAGTAACAGTATTGATTATGATTGTGAGTGTGGTGTTGGTATTGGTGGTGTTGGTTCAAAATTCTAAAGGAGGCGGATTGTCATCACAATTCTCGAGCAGCAACCAGGTAATGGGCGTAAAAAAGACAAGTGAATTGATTGAAAAAATTACTTGGGGTTTGGCAATTGCCTTATTGGTATTGTGTGTAACCTCTTCTTTCGTATTAAATAGTACAACAACAGTGGCAAAGGATACAGAATTAAGAGAAAAAATTGAAAATACAGCTGCTCCGAAACCACTTCAAAACTTGCCTGCATCCGCAGCAGCAGGGGCTGATAGCACCAAAAAATAA